The genomic region AACGAGCTTAATGAGCATTAAGCTCATCTGCAAGTGAGGAGGAAGAGCCCCTATCACAGATCACACCTTCTTTGTAGTCAGTGATTGTGCACAGGCCACTCCACATACGTCTGAGATCAGAGCCAAGATGGTTGGATTACATTCTGTCCCTGAAGCTCCTTTTGACCAGCCTGATTGTCCTCTTAAGGTCATATCTGGCCTTCTTATAGCTAGCCAGGTCACTAGAGTTGTAGGCAGCAGCCAAAGCTCTTAGTTTGGCTTGAACCTTAGAATTGATCCAGAATTGATCCACTCCACATACGTCTGAGATCAGAGCCAAGATGGTTAGATTACATTCTGTCCCTGAAGCTCATTTTGACCAGCCTGATGGTCCTCTGAAGGTCATATCTGGCCTTCTTATAGCTAGCCAGGTCACTAGAGTTGTAGGCAGCAGCCGAAGCTCTTAGTTTGGCTTGAACCTTAGCATtgatccagggtttctggttgggaaaTGTTCTGACATTGAGTTTTGGTACAATGTCTTCAGTGTATTCATTGATGTCTGTGCTAGCTGCATCTTCCAGTCTGTGAATTCACAGCAGTCCTGAAGTGTGAAGATGGCCTCTTCACTCCACTGATAGACTGATCTGAGAACTGTTTTTCCCTGTGTAAGTCTTTGTATGCAGGCAGGAGAAGAATAGAGGAGTGATCAGCTTTGCTGAAGGCAGGGCGGGGGAGGGGTTTGTAACTGTATGCTGAGATCAGCTGAGTTTTGGATCAAAATAGGAAAAGATCTAAATGACTATGATAGTGGATTCGTTATCTGGGCACAGAGCTTCAGTCACAAAGGCTGCTGATCCGGCCAGTGTTTACATAGAAACAGCGACTACAGTGGCATCTGCCTTTAGGTGTCTGGGCTGTGCTGCAGCCTTTACAGTCACCAAATCTCAACCCAGTTGAACAGCTATGGGAGATTTTGGAGCAGCGTGTTAGACAGAGCTCTCCACCACTAACTGTGGGAATATCTTCTGGAAGAACGCTGTTCCCTTCCTCCAGTACGGTTTCAGAGACTTCATCAACTATACAATTGAGTATTTTCATCGTTTTCTGAAGTTACACACAAAAACTTATTTGGCTGCAAAGAAGCTTGATCAttcaacattaaattaaaattattaatacCAAAAAAGATCTATACCCTTTCacatatttttattctttagAGAATTCATATGAAATAATAAACGAGttcttttaatgaaaacatttttatttcaacacattttcaactttatttcattaatgtCAGCTTAATGGTGATCAGGGTTCAGTCCTGTTAGTTCAACCcgcttattcattcattttggtGGTAAATAACTTTTGTAGTATGtcattttacagtctgatgtgGGTAAAATaccattttctgtaaattaagtGCTTACTTTGATTACAAGTTGAATAGAGCTTTAGCTTTGAAAAGGACCACAGTCACTGTGCTCTATGTAGGCTGTATTGAGTGTTTTGATCTCCTCTCAAACCACGTTAACATACTGCCATACATTTATCCTCTATATCCAAATAGAAAGGAGATACTGCTAATAAACTGTCTACCTCATCTCTAGAAATTGAAGTCAAGACAGTGATTAGTAATGATAAGAAACTGTTACTGAACTCCACTGGTCACCGTCGGTTCTACAGCTTGCTTTGTGTTGGTGGGTGGGAATGGGAGGGGGATCCCAAGACTAAAGATGATTCCAGTGTTGTACTTCATCTATTTACCTGGTAGAGGTTCACATATCTTCAGTTTAGACTCATGCagctttaatgtattttatcatGTTAGTTTTTACCTGTTGGTCTGTTTAGTGGTTCATGCTGTATAAATATCATACAgattaatatttagtttttttcctgcttttccaTAGCGCCCAAAAGGAGAGAGCAAAGATCCCCATGACCCGTCTGGAGTCCATATTccaggtgtgtgtttgtacatgtatatgcatataattGCGGgtagaatgtgtttattttctcctgAGAATCTCACATTAATCTCCAATCAGCCTGTAGTATTAACTACTCCAACACTCCACGACCCCACAGGAAGACctacacagctaacatcacatcacacagtgtgaCTGAGGGCTGTTTCAGGATAGGTTTGTTACAGGGTTAGATCACATCATTCTTTTTCCTTCTGAGATCTGATACTGATCCCCATCAATACTGTCTGGTCATCTTTAATCAGTGGTATGTAGGATTTGGTTAAGAGTCCATAGAGACTAATGTTAGTACCAGGTAACTACCTAAGATCTAACAGCATGTCTACATTGGCACTGCCTGCTCAAAATTCTTTATCAGCACACATGTTGAATGCTGTATCGACTCAGGGCCTCCTTTTATGGACGGTCTCTTCATTCATAAACCctgtaataaatgtaattgacATATGACACAAATAGTTCTGTTCATCCGTACATATGCTATCAGAGGAAGTGTTACCTTGCCTTACTCCTCAAATGACTAGGGGAAAATTCTGACTGGAAAACAAAATCCCTACAGGTGTATATTAGAGACCACTTACTCCAGTTAGGCacagtttttcactttttccaaATACATATTGTCTCATATGGTTTTACTTTACTTACCTTAATAACCaatttaaatggttaaatataGAGAATAACAACACTGATCTGTCTAATGCTTATGGAAAACACTTGTTGAAGGATCTCGGACCACTCCTCCATGCAGAACATTTCCAGTTCCTTAATATTCTTCAGTCTTTCCTTGTGGACGTCCCTCTTAAATTCACACCCCAACTTTTCAACtaggtttaaatctggactctgaaaGGGCCAGATCAAACCTCTGATATTTCTTGGTGGATTTTtgatgtgtgttttgggtcaatATCTTGCTAAAAGGTCTGTCCATGGCCAGGTTACATCCTTCTagcagaggcagagagattTTGGGCTAATATTCCTTGGTATTTAATTGAGGTCATTATGATTTTCACAAGAACCCTTGGACCACTTACAGCAAAAGAGCTCCAAAGTATCAGTGAAAGTATCTAGTGGTCTCAACTAAATGCAGTACTCCACGTTATTTAATAGAAGATTGTTTTGTTGCGCACACCACACTAAATGTTTCATCATTGTTCATTTTGCATATCAGTAAAACCACTGATGTGCTACACAGAATGGTGTGCATTGCAAACAAACATCGTTTATTTTTACACTcatgcaaatttcatgaaataaaacttttaacCTACTTTATGCACCGCTTTCCTACCTTTTCACAAACCCAGCTTTTTCAGCTGAAAGATACAGgtacatgcaaatgtttgggcacccatattcaaaatttctttaagtatgattttttttgtttgttttgatgtattcattttgttttggagtgaaaaaaggaaaaaagcagcatgtaaatattttgtcaCCCCAAATGATTTGAGCTCTCAGTTAAATTTACCGAGGTCTCAGACTTTGATTAGCTTGTTAGGGTTGTGGCTTGTTCACAAtcctctttaaaataaaagtccagGTGATgcaaatttttattaaaaatactcTGACTCCACAAAGCTTGTCCCAACAGTCAGCAGACATGGACTcctctaagcagctgcttatcaCTCAAGATAGCAAAGAGTTTTCAGGTAGCCGTTTCCTCAATTTGTAATGTAATTAAGAATTGACAGCGCAAGAAACATTAAAGGTTGAGTTGAGGTCTGGAAGACCAAGAGAACTTTCCGACAGAGCTGCTCGTAACATTGCTAGACAGGCAAAACAAAACCTGCATTTGGCCGCAAAAACCTGCACAAAAATGTGACtttcatgaaatattaaattagATGAAAAGAGGATGGCTCTCACATGATCTTacacacctcaaaatccacAAGGAACTACCTCGATACACATGCTGAAGGTTTTGCAATGACCTTCACAGCCCCTCCCACCTCTAACCATCATTGAAAACCTGTGAAAAAACCTCAAAAGAGCAGTGCATCTAAGACAGCCCAAGATAAAAATATCACAGAGCTAGAAGCCTTTTTTAAGAAAGGCTGGTTAAAAATCCAGTACTAAACTTTTGCTGCAAGccctgtttcttttttgttgtttttgaattgTAAAAGATAATCTtgcttaaaatatgaaataaatgtaaaatcttTAACTTTGTGTCTTTTGGAAATCAGGTTTTTTGTTACTCACTTAGGACAAAATCGGCTCAAAGCATCTGTATGTAAGACTTTTACATACGGCTGTATATAAGTAGTATAAGGTTAATGTTTCTTCAGCTACATTTTCAGAGGCTGAGGTGATGTTATGCTCTGCTGGTCTgtctgaaaaaaacacacaataccATGATTTCAGTTCAGCATCGTAACCCCTTTATATGTACACATCCTAATGCATATTATCCTGTAATGAAAAATGATTGAATTCATAAGTTGAGTAATTAAATACTAAACCCAGTGAGAGATTTGTAGTGTTTAGGGGTTAATATGTCTGCAGAAAGCAGATTTAGAGAGATATATAAttaacaatataacaatatcTCTTACCATTTTGTGGGTCCTACAACATTTTTATGTGAAAGACACTTGTTTATTATTTCCTGACATAATTCGCATAATGTTTATGTCCAACCAGGAACTGGAGCACAAAGTCATCTCTCTGGTGAAGAATCAGCTAAAGAGGTTCAAGAAGGTGCTGAGTCCAGatttcccagcatgctctgAGAGGGAGGTGGAGGGTGAGGTGGATCAGACTGTCAGAGAAGGAACACTGCAGATCGCACTGCACGTCCTGAGGAACATGAACCAGACAGACCTCGCCAGCACACTACAGACCAGTAAGAACTCTGTCCCACTGGAACACTGAGCAGTTCTGGAAAGCCTGTATATACAGTGGTGGTCTTTGCATGAGGCTTAGGGTCCCCATGAAAATACAAGtagatttatttgttttattgtcttagtaattttattaagtgaaattatctcactgtactgacaattttatttttgtcaggcatttttcttaaaataagtaaaattttCTGCTAATATAACGAGAAGatattacttaataaaattacctataacaagtaaaaatgtctagaaataagttaaaatggaaaaacaaattttacttttttaaaaagatgtttaatgtgttatgcataatttgttaaatttgaaaacataccattcactccagtccatatatagaaacaAAGACCACATAAACATTAAAAGTGATAAATATAGAAGATAAATGTAGGATTTGGGCTTTTTAAATACTCTAATAATATTCTTACCTCAATCTCAAATATCAAATTTAGGTATAatgatttaatgtttaatttaatgattaaaatgtgtaaCCAGGGGGCCCCATTCCTGTCTTTAGCCTGTAATCTCAGAATCACTAATTCCACCCATTTGTACATATACGCTCTGTTCTGACACAGTTTCTCTGATACAGAGCACATTCCATTATTACTTTTCCATAATaaagttcattatttttataagtGACGAGTAAACTGAGCAGAGAAATTCTGGAAAGTTCAATATAAACAATCTGGAAGGAATTTCTTCAGGACAAAAGAGCAGGAAGATGATCCTTTATTATCTAAATTAATTGTGGGTATTTAATTTTGCTGATGGTTCCTAGACAAGAGAACCATAGAGCACAGTTCAGCTTAATATTGTGCTCCGTGTTGATAGAAGGGtaatgtgtgttactgtgtttgtaGTAAGGATGTCAGACATTAacgtgtttattgttattgtttattgtaataAACTTTTTGCAGAACTGGCTCCTGCTTGTCATCAAAAGTTCAAATCCACATTGAAGAAGAAATTCCAGAGAATTAATGAAGGAATCCCATATCATGGAGGCTCAACACTTCTGAATGATATCTACACAGAGCTCTACATCACAGAAGGTGGGAGTGGAGAGGTCAATAATGAACATGAGGTGAGACAGATTGAGACAGCGTCCAGGAGACCAGCAACACAGGAGAGACCCATCAACTGCAGTGACCTCTTTAAAGACACAGCCGTCAGAATTGTACTGACTAATGGAGTTGCTGGAATTGGAAAAACAGTCTCAGTGCAGAAGTTCATTCTGGACTGGGCTGAAGGAAAAGCTAATCAGGATATCCTCTTCATATTTCCACTTCCTTTTAGGGAGCTGAACTCAGTGAAGAGTAGAAAACTCAGTCTGGTTGATCTTCTTCGTCTCTTTTTCACAgacataaaacaattaaaaccaGCAGATTATTATCAGTACAAAGTCTTGTTCATCTTTGATGGTCTGGATGAAAGTCGACTTCCTCTAGATTTCCAGAACAATGAGAGCTTGTCTGATGTAACACAGTCAGCCTCAGTGGATGTGTTGCTAACAAACCTCATCAAAGGGAATCTGCttccctctgctcttctctggaTCACCTCTCGACCAGCAGCATGTGGTCAGATCCCTCCTGAGTGTGTTGACCAGGTAACAGAGGTACGAGGATTCAGTGACCCACAGAAAGAGGAATACTTCAGGAAGAGGATCAGTGACCAGAGTGTGGCCAACAGAGTCATCACACATATGAAGTCATCAAGAAGCCTCTACATCATGTGCCACATACCGGTCTTCTGTTGGATTGCAGCCTCTGTTCTGGAGAGGATGCTGGGTGAATCAGAGAGTGGAGAGATCCCCAAGACTCTGACTCAAATGTTCACACAGTTCCTGATCTTTCAGATCAAACACAAAGACCAAAAGTACCATGGAAATTGTGACACTGATCCTCGGCAGACTAGAGAGATGATTCAGGCTCTGGGAAAACTGGCTTTCCAACAGCTGGAGAAAGGCAACCTGATCTTCTATgaagaagacctgagagagtgTGGCATTGATGTCAGAGAAGTGTCAGTGTACTCAGGAGTCTGCACTCAGATCTTCAGAGAGGAGTTGGGGCTGCACCTGGGGAAGGTGTTCAGCTTTGTCCATCTGAGTGTTCAGGAGTTTCTGGctgctttgtttgtatttttctcctttatttctcagaacagaaatgtgctggaacatcaaacacattcaaactCAACAGTGACTGATTTTCTCAAGAGTGCAGTGGACAGAGCTTTACAGAGTGAGAATGGACACCTGGACCTTTTTCTCCGTTTCCTCCTGGGTCTCTCACTGGAGTCCAATCAGACTCTCTTACGAGGCCTGCTGACTCAGACAGGAAGCACTTCTAACTGCAGAGAGGAAACAGTTGAGTACATCAAGGAGAAGCTCAGGGAGAATCTCTCTCCAGAGAAATACATCAATCTGTTCCACTGtctgaatgaactgaatgacCACTCTCTAGTGCAGGAAGTCCAGACATACTTGAACAGAGAAGactatttctgtctgtctagagTCCGCCTCTCTCCTGCTCAGTGGTCAGCtctggtgtttgtgttgttgaacTCAGAGGAAGAGCTGGATGAGTTTAATCTGAGAAAATATGACCAATCAGAGGAATGTCTTCTGAGGCTTCTGCCAGTCGTTACAGCATCCAGAAAAGCTGTGTGAGTATTTTCATTATTACacattttactgtactgtttattttaagaGTA from Pygocentrus nattereri isolate fPygNat1 chromosome 9, fPygNat1.pri, whole genome shotgun sequence harbors:
- the LOC108440022 gene encoding NLR family CARD domain-containing protein 3-like isoform X3, translated to MADSGREQDLRVVLLGNVGAGKSESGNTLLGSSRFLSVLSASAVTQQCEAQTVTLRGRRIMVVDTPGLAAEMDSNTAKEKLLQCLQLSDPGPHVFLLVIPLGRFTQDERDTVDRVIEVFGQKLYMFTIILFTFKRKNTSVEKYISTAGDSLQQLVQKCGSRYHAFSENPGKKDQEELLAKIDKLVAANGGRWYTNTDDAMEDLETRLRHQHLGRGSLTSKMSGSVEHKTKELQSHFQSERPDSPEPSCVSMKSDDSMDRGIHFKQGESSPELSAQKERAKIPMTRLESIFQELEHKVISLVKNQLKRFKKVLSPDFPACSEREVEGEVDQTVREGTLQIALHVLRNMNQTDLASTLQTKLAPACHQKFKSTLKKKFQRINEGIPYHGGSTLLNDIYTELYITEGGSGEVNNEHEVRQIETASRRPATQERPINCSDLFKDTAVRIVLTNGVAGIGKTVSVQKFILDWAEGKANQDILFIFPLPFRELNSVKSRKLSLVDLLRLFFTDIKQLKPADYYQYKVLFIFDGLDESRLPLDFQNNESLSDVTQSASVDVLLTNLIKGNLLPSALLWITSRPAACGQIPPECVDQVTEVRGFSDPQKEEYFRKRISDQSVANRVITHMKSSRSLYIMCHIPVFCWIAASVLERMLGESESGEIPKTLTQMFTQFLIFQIKHKDQKYHGNCDTDPRQTREMIQALGKLAFQQLEKGNLIFYEEDLRECGIDVREVSVYSGVCTQIFREELGLHLGKVFSFVHLSVQEFLAALFVFFSFISQNRNVLEHQTHSNSTVTDFLKSAVDRALQSENGHLDLFLRFLLGLSLESNQTLLRGLLTQTGSTSNCREETVEYIKEKLRENLSPEKYINLFHCLNELNDHSLVQEVQTYLNREDYFCLSRVRLSPAQWSALVFVLLNSEEELDEFNLRKYDQSEECLLRLLPVVTASRKAVAVYYETGGCPARGAEGEQWLKQKMTVED
- the LOC108440022 gene encoding NLR family CARD domain-containing protein 3-like isoform X1, encoding MADSGREQDLRVVLLGNVGAGKSESGNTLLGSSRFLSVLSASAVTQQCEAQTVTLRGRRIMVVDTPGLAAEMDSNTAKEKLLQCLQLSDPGPHVFLLVIPLGRFTQDERDTVDRVIEVFGQKLYMFTIILFTFKRKNTSVEKYISTAGDSLQQLVQKCGSRYHAFSENPGKKDQEELLAKIDKLVAANGGRWYTNTDDAMEDLETRLRHQHLGRGSLTSKMSGSVEHKTKELQSHFQSERPDSPEPSCVSMKSDDSMDRGIHFKQGESSPELSAQKERAKIPMTRLESIFQELEHKVISLVKNQLKRFKKVLSPDFPACSEREVEGEVDQTVREGTLQIALHVLRNMNQTDLASTLQTKLAPACHQKFKSTLKKKFQRINEGIPYHGGSTLLNDIYTELYITEGGSGEVNNEHEVRQIETASRRPATQERPINCSDLFKDTAVRIVLTNGVAGIGKTVSVQKFILDWAEGKANQDILFIFPLPFRELNSVKSRKLSLVDLLRLFFTDIKQLKPADYYQYKVLFIFDGLDESRLPLDFQNNESLSDVTQSASVDVLLTNLIKGNLLPSALLWITSRPAACGQIPPECVDQVTEVRGFSDPQKEEYFRKRISDQSVANRVITHMKSSRSLYIMCHIPVFCWIAASVLERMLGESESGEIPKTLTQMFTQFLIFQIKHKDQKYHGNCDTDPRQTREMIQALGKLAFQQLEKGNLIFYEEDLRECGIDVREVSVYSGVCTQIFREELGLHLGKVFSFVHLSVQEFLAALFVFFSFISQNRNVLEHQTHSNSTVTDFLKSAVDRALQSENGHLDLFLRFLLGLSLESNQTLLRGLLTQTGSTSNCREETVEYIKEKLRENLSPEKYINLFHCLNELNDHSLVQEVQTYLNREDYFCLSRVRLSPAQWSALVFVLLNSEEELDEFNLRKYDQSEECLLRLLPVVTASRKAVLFGCRLSERSCAALASVLRSNSSSLRELDLSVNSLCDSGVTLLSAGLEDQHCKLETLRY
- the LOC108440022 gene encoding NLR family CARD domain-containing protein 3-like isoform X2 — protein: MADSGREQDLRVVLLGNVGAGKSESGNTLLGSSRFLSVLSASAVTQQCEAQTVTLRGRRIMVVDTPGLAAEMDSNTAKEKLLQCLQLSDPGPHVFLLVIPLGRFTQDERDTVDRVIEVFGQKLYMFTIILFTFKRKNTSVEKYISTAGDSLQQLVQKCGSRYHAFSENPGKKDQEELLAKIDKLVAANGGRWYTNTDDAMEDLETRLRHQHLGGSLTSKMSGSVEHKTKELQSHFQSERPDSPEPSCVSMKSDDSMDRGIHFKQGESSPELSAQKERAKIPMTRLESIFQELEHKVISLVKNQLKRFKKVLSPDFPACSEREVEGEVDQTVREGTLQIALHVLRNMNQTDLASTLQTKLAPACHQKFKSTLKKKFQRINEGIPYHGGSTLLNDIYTELYITEGGSGEVNNEHEVRQIETASRRPATQERPINCSDLFKDTAVRIVLTNGVAGIGKTVSVQKFILDWAEGKANQDILFIFPLPFRELNSVKSRKLSLVDLLRLFFTDIKQLKPADYYQYKVLFIFDGLDESRLPLDFQNNESLSDVTQSASVDVLLTNLIKGNLLPSALLWITSRPAACGQIPPECVDQVTEVRGFSDPQKEEYFRKRISDQSVANRVITHMKSSRSLYIMCHIPVFCWIAASVLERMLGESESGEIPKTLTQMFTQFLIFQIKHKDQKYHGNCDTDPRQTREMIQALGKLAFQQLEKGNLIFYEEDLRECGIDVREVSVYSGVCTQIFREELGLHLGKVFSFVHLSVQEFLAALFVFFSFISQNRNVLEHQTHSNSTVTDFLKSAVDRALQSENGHLDLFLRFLLGLSLESNQTLLRGLLTQTGSTSNCREETVEYIKEKLRENLSPEKYINLFHCLNELNDHSLVQEVQTYLNREDYFCLSRVRLSPAQWSALVFVLLNSEEELDEFNLRKYDQSEECLLRLLPVVTASRKAVLFGCRLSERSCAALASVLRSNSSSLRELDLSVNSLCDSGVTLLSAGLEDQHCKLETLRY